In a single window of the Diospyros lotus cultivar Yz01 chromosome 10, ASM1463336v1, whole genome shotgun sequence genome:
- the LOC127811150 gene encoding uncharacterized protein LOC127811150 produces the protein MPIYNLDEEAKAQKFLGGLKWKIQLALSSLGTRTYAEVVLQALMVESNLRRMETLGTKFRGPENGRLGRKHDLGTQGRKFKTKGTCPKCQKYHPGKPCGTVAQGCYSCGETGHVARDCPKGTVCFTCQKPGHISLDCPQKKSIIQFGANKVSMELQRGHVFNLTREDARANPSIIQGTMIFLDTPVQVFIDLGSTHSFVSHALARCLKLELGELGCPIIVSTPFGRQVETYTGYGDGWIVLGNNEFPVKLTSLDIQDFDIILGMDFLTKYNAKINCYLTVELQADDGTWEKFRGQNGSGRIKWITALKVVRMLGKGAYGYLACVQEDNKKVELGEVAIVRDFPDVFPEDLPGLPPYREIELAIDVLPGIDPISIPSYRMAPAELRELKSQLQDLLDKGFIQLSMSPWGAPILFVKKKDGSLRMCIDYRQLNKVTIKNKYPLPRIDELFDQLQGARVFSKIDLRSGYYQLRIKKEDVSKTAFRSRYGHYEYLVMPFGLTNTLAAFMDLMNRIFRPYLDHFVIVFIDDILIYSASREEHEQHLETILKTLQEHRLYAKFSKCEFWLTQIAFLGHVISEEGIAVDPSKVETIRNWEQPKTVTEV, from the coding sequence atgcctaTATACAACCTGGACGAGGAAGCCAAAGCGCAGAAGTTCCTTGGGGGACTGAAGTGGAAGATTCAACTAGCTTTGAGCTCCTTGGGGACACGCACCTATGCAGAAGTGGTGTTGCAAGCCTTGATGGTAGAAAGCAACCTTCGGCGAATGGAGACTTTAGGAACGAAATTTCGTGGGCCCGAGAACGGAAGGTTGGGAAGAAAGCATGACTTGGGGACTCAAGGAAGAAAGTTCAAGACCAAGGGTACATGCCCAAAATGTCAGAAATATCATCCAGGGAAACCTTGTGGGACAGTAGCCCAGGGATGCTATTCTTGTGGAGAAACTGGCCACGTGGCTCGAGATTGCCCAAAGGGGACCGTGTGTTTCACTTGCCAGAAGCCTGGTCATATTTCTCTCGACTGCCCTCAAAAGAAAAGTATTATTCAATTCGGGGCAAATAAAGTAAGCATGGAGCTGCAACGGGGACATGTATTCAATTTGACAAGAGAAGATGCCAGAGCTAACCCGTCAATAATACAAGGTACAATGATCTTTCTTGATACGCCGGTGCAAGTATTTATAGACctagggtctactcattcattTGTATCGCATGCATTGGCACGTTGTTTAAAATTGGAATTGGGAGAACTAGGGTGTCCCATAATAGTATCTACCCCTTTTGGAAGACAAGTAGAAACATATACAGGCTATGGGGATGGATGGATTGTATTGGGGAATAATGAGTTTCCAGTCAAACTAACGTCCCTAGATATTCAGGATTTTGACATAATCTTGGGAATGGATTTCTTGACTAAATATAATGCAAAAATTAACTGTTACTTGACAGTTGAGTTACAAGCAGATGATGGAACTTGGGAGAAGTTTCGAGGGCAAAATGGGAGTGGGAGAATCAAATGGATAACAGCCCTTAAAGTTGTTAGGATGTTAGGGAAAGGAGCATATGGATACCTAGCTTGTGTACAGGAGGATAACAAAAAAGTTGAACTTGGGGAAGTGGCCATAGTAAGAGACTTCCCTGATGTGTTTCCTGAAGACTTACCTGGACTACCCCCTTATCGGGAAATTGAGCTTGCCATAGATGTCCTACCAGGGATAGACCCTATATCAATACCTTCTTATAGGATGGCCCCAGCAGAATTAAGAGAATTGAAAAGTCAGCTGCAGGACCTCTTGGACAAGGGTTTTATTCAACTTAGCATGTCACCTTGGGGAGCACCTATATTgtttgtaaagaaaaaagatggaagtctaaggatgtgcatagaTTATCGCCAATTGAATAAGgttactataaaaaataaatatccgCTCCCTAGAATTGATGAGTTGTTTGACCAGTTACAAGGTGCTagggtattctcgaagatagatttgaggtcGGGCTACTACCAATTACGGATTAAGAAGGAGGATGTATCGAAAACTGCTTTTAGATCTCGTTATGGACACTATGAGTACTTGGTAATGCCGTTTGGGTTAACTAACACACTAGCAGCCTTTATGGACTTAATGAATAGGATATTCAGGCCATACCTAGACCACTTTgtgattgtgtttattgatgatattctaataTATTCAGCTAGCAGGGAGGAACATGAGCAACACCTGGAAACAATCCTAAAGACGTTACAGGAGCATCGActatatgccaaattttctaaatgtgagttttggctaacCCAAATAGCTTTTCTGGGCCATGTCATATCAGAGGAAGGAATAGCGGTGGATCCTTCAAAAGTTGAGACAATAAGGAATTGGGAGCAACCTAAGACCGTAACTGAGGTATGA